AGAGAGCATGGCACAGGGTGTTGAAACCGTCATCGCGCTCGACGATCCGACAGGAAAAGTCCTCTGGTCAGCAATCCGCCCGAACGGATTGAAAATTGAGCGTATCGCCGTCCCCATCGGCGTCTTGGGCATGATCTACGAATCCCGTCCGAACGTCACAGTCGATGCCTCCATTCTCTGCCTGAAGTCACACAATGCGGTCATCCTGCGCGGCGGCTCCGAAAGTTTGCACAGCTCCCTCGCCCTGCATAAACTCATTCAGGACGCACTCGAACAATCCGCCCTGCCAAAGGCCGCTGTCTCCATGATCCCCGTCAGCGACCGCGAAGCCGTGGGCGCGATGCTCAGAGCCTCGGAATATATCGACGTCATGATCCCCCGCGGCGGACGCGGCCTGATCGAACGCGTAATGAACGAGGCGCGGATGCCCGTCTTCGGACATCTGGAGGGCTTGTGCCACATTTATGTCCACCCGACCGCAAAACCCGAGATCGCCCGCAACGTGACCCTCAACGCCAAGATGCGTAGGACCGGGGTGTGCGGCGCCATGGAAACCCTCCTGCTTGACAAAAACCTCGACAAAAATGTGGCAAAGCAAATCCTTGCCCAAATAATCGATTCCGGCTGCGAGATTGTGGGCGATAAAGAGTCCCAAGCCCTCGACCCGCGCATCGGTAAAGCCACTGAAGACGATTGGCGCACCGAATATCTCGACGCCAAACTCAGCTGCCGGATGGTGGACGGGGTGCAGGCCGCGGTCGAACATATCAATTTTTACGGCTCTCATCACACCGACAGCATCCTGACTGAAGATGCACAAGCTGCAGAATATTTTCTCAAAAACGTGGATAGCGGCATCGTCCTTCACAATGCTTCCACGCAATTCGCCGACGGCGGAGAATTCGGCATGGGCGCAGAAATCGGCATAGCCACGGGCAAAATGCACGCCCGCGGCCCCGTAGGACTGGAGCAACTTTGCACCTATAAGTATCTGGTACACGGAACCGGCCAGACCAGACCCTGAACATCATGGCCATCTTTTCCCACCCACACATAAGAAACAGCGCCCGTTGGAACGGCCTGCGCATCGGTTTGCTCGGCGGCTCCTTCAATCCCCCGCACGAAGGTCATCTGCACATTTCTCGCATCGCGCTGGCCACGCTCCATCTCGACGCCGTCTGGTGGATCGTCACCCCCCAAAACCCGCTCAAGGACAAATCAATCCTGATGCCCTACGACGAACGCATAGCACTTTCGCAGAACCTGACGAAGGGCCAGCCGAAAATCATCGTCACCGATATCGAACGCGATCTGGGAACGAACATCACCGCTTTCACGGTCAGAAAACTCAAAACCCATTACCCCGGCACAAATTTTGTCTGGATTACCGGCATGGACAACGCCCTCAACCTTCACAAATGGAACCTCTGGAGAAATCTGCTCTCCGAAATCTGTATGCTGCACATCACCCGCCATCCGGCGGTCTCCCTGACCCAGAGATGCCCCCAACGCCTGCTTAACGGCCACCGCCATGTGATTCTCGAACGCGGCGGAGAAGTTCCCCTCCTCCCGAAGATTTCCTACTGGCTCCTGCAAAAGAAAATGATCAACATTTCCTCAACTGAAATAAGGAATAAAAACAAAGAGTTAGGGAGAGAATCCGTCTGCGCGTAACCCGCAAGAAACAAAAGATTTTTGCGTCCCGGTGCGGATAGGTGTAAAATAGGGACATGGAAGGAAGAAATTTTCTGTTTCATAGATCAGGGGGCGTGAAAGCGTGAAAGTCGGCGTTGTTCAGCGCACTTTGATAAAACTGGTAAAGAATAGAAGGAGCATGGCTGATCCCTGAAGGGTTCGGTCATTTTTGTTTTTTAACACCCAAAAAAGGAGGGGCACCATTCAAAGCAAAACAGTAACCCGGGCCTTAACCCCCGAAAAAGCCAAAGCCTTGGTCGAGAAATCTCTGGATGCAGACAAGGCTCAGGACATCGTCACCATACCCCTCAAGGACTCCTCGGCGCTGGCCGACTATATGATCATCGCCACAGGCACATCTTCGCGGCACGTAAGTGCGCTGGCACAGAAACTCAAGGAAAAACTGCAAAAAGCCGGACAAAAAAGTATCCGCACCGAAGGCCTCAGTCAGGGCGATTGGGTGATTATGGATACCGGCGATATCATCATCCATATTTTCCGCTCCGAAGTCCGCGCCTTCTATAACTTGGAAAAAATGTGGACGATGCAAACGCCCCCCGGCTTGGTCGGGCAACAAGCACAAGCCTGGTAAAGGCCAACAAAAAATCCGGCCACGGATTGACTAGGGCAAATTCTATTGTTCAAAATTGAAATCATTGCTGTTGCCCGCATCAAAAAAGGGCCATACGCCGATCTTGCGGAGGAATACAGCAAACGGATCCGCTGGCCGCTCGACATCCGCGAAATCGACGCCCGCCACACCTCGCCCGCTCAGGGGCAGGCGGAGGAAGAACTAAAAATCCTTAAATCCCTGAAGCCGGACGCGATAAAAATCGCCCTCGACGAACGCGGCGAAACACTTTCCTCCACACAATTCGCCAAAATTCTGGGTGGTTACAGAGATGAAGGCGCTGGTACCCTGCAATTCATCATCGGCGGCGCCGACGGGCTGACGTCTCAAATCCGAATCCAGACCCAAAAACAGATCAGTTTCGGGCGCCAGACCTGGCCGCATCTTCTTGCGCGAATCATGCTTTTGGAGCAAATATACAGAGCCCAGCAGATTCTCTCCGGCCACCCTTACCACAGGGAATGACGGAAACCCTCTCGGGCGTGAAACCCTGAGTGACCGCAAAACCCATGCCCAAAAACACCTTGCGCCAAAGCCTGAAACTTTTCTGCGGCCTGCTGGCTCTGCTCCCGGCTTCTGTAAACGCGGCCCCGCATAAACCCAAAAACAAGACCGAAACGCTTAAGGCATATCAGGAACGTCTGAAATCCGAGGAACGCGAAAAGGCAGAATTGGAAAAAAAGGCCGAAAGCCTGAATGACGAACTCTCCCGGATCAAGGAGGAACTGGTGAACGCCACAACCCAGATGCGCCTGAACGAGGAAGAAATCGGCAGCCTTGAACAAAATCTTCAGGAGCTTGAAGCAAGACAGGAACTGGTCCGCGGCAATCTGCACAAGGACCGCTCCAGCCTCTCGCGCCTGATCGTCGCCCTCGAACGCCTGCGCCGAGTCCCGCCGGAGGCCATGCTGGCCAAGCCGGACACCCCTTATGAAACCGCGCAAAGCGCCCTGTTGATGGCCGAGATTGCCGGACGCATCCATAAGGAGGCTCTGGCCCTGAAGGAAAAACTGACCGAGCTTGAAGACATAACGCGCCAAAAGGAAGAACGGAAGAACACACTGGTCAGGAATACGGAAACCTTACAGGGCCAGTATGAGGAAATAAGCCTTCTGGTTAAAAAACGTGAGGAAATCTATAAGGAGACCAACCACGACATCGCCGCCAGGGAATCCGAGATACAGCGGCTCTCGCTCCAATCCAGGAACCTGGAAGATCTGATCGAGCGGCTGGAAGAAGATCGCAAGCGTCAGGAAAAGAAAGAGCGCGAAAAGCAGGAAAAGGAGGAAAAAGAGGAAAAAGAGCAGGAACGCCTGAAGCTGGCCGCCCTGCAATCCAAAAACAATCTTCGCCCGCCCCCGCCCCCAGAGAAAAAAATAGCAAAACCTCAGCCGCTCCCTACGGGCCTAAGCCCGGCCCAACTCCCGATTTCCGGGATTATCCGCGTCCGCTACCATGAAAACGACGAGCGCGGGGCGGTCAGCAACGGCTTATCAATGGAGGGGCGCCCCGGCGCACTCGTCCTCGCGCCGATCGGTGGAAAAATACAGTTTGCGGGGGCTTTCAAAAAATACGGGAATCTGATTATTATTGAGCACGCTAAGGGATATCATAGTCTCGTGGCAGGGCTGGATAAAATCAACGCGGTCGTAGGGCAAATAGTCTCGTCCGGCGAACCGTTGGGGCTTTTGCCGAGTGGAGTTGCAGGTGCAAAACCAAAGCTCTATTACGAACTAAGGCACAAGGGACAGCCGGTGAACCCGTCCGTCCTGTTTTCCGAACTAAGTTAATCCGGGTTAATATCGCTGATTTTAAGGACAACAAACTGTGAATACAAAATTTTTTCCGCGTATCCTTCTGGCTCTGACCCTCCTGCTGTTGGGAACAGCTTCGCTTGTTCAATCGCAGGCACAGGAGGATCCGCAGCCAACCGAAGAACCGCAAAAGGAAGAACCCGCGTCCGATAAAAAACCCGAGGAAAAAGCCAAAAACTACAGCGAAACCTATAAATACCTCAACTTGTTCGGTGACGTCTTCGAGCGCGTCCGTTCCGAATATGTCGAGGAAGTGGCCGACAAGGATTTGATCGAATACGCCGTGAACGGGATGCTCTCCAGCCTCGACCCCCACTCCTCCTATCTGAACGAGGAGCGTTTTAACGAAATGAAAGTCGAAACCCGCGGACAGTTCGGCGGCCTGGGCATAGAAGTAACGATGGAAAACGGCCTCGTGAAGGTTGTCTCCCCCATCGACGAGACACCCGCTTTCCGCGCCGGAATTCAGGCCGGC
The sequence above is drawn from the Alphaproteobacteria bacterium genome and encodes:
- the nadD gene encoding nicotinate (nicotinamide) nucleotide adenylyltransferase, producing the protein MAIFSHPHIRNSARWNGLRIGLLGGSFNPPHEGHLHISRIALATLHLDAVWWIVTPQNPLKDKSILMPYDERIALSQNLTKGQPKIIVTDIERDLGTNITAFTVRKLKTHYPGTNFVWITGMDNALNLHKWNLWRNLLSEICMLHITRHPAVSLTQRCPQRLLNGHRHVILERGGEVPLLPKISYWLLQKKMINISSTEIRNKNKELGRESVCA
- a CDS encoding glutamate-5-semialdehyde dehydrogenase, with amino-acid sequence MADTAIKQSSEDIVNALGKEAKSAAFIMAQTPTDKINAALKTLARALRENVSSLLEANKKDLASATQRGLTAAMIDRLKLDEKRIESMAQGVETVIALDDPTGKVLWSAIRPNGLKIERIAVPIGVLGMIYESRPNVTVDASILCLKSHNAVILRGGSESLHSSLALHKLIQDALEQSALPKAAVSMIPVSDREAVGAMLRASEYIDVMIPRGGRGLIERVMNEARMPVFGHLEGLCHIYVHPTAKPEIARNVTLNAKMRRTGVCGAMETLLLDKNLDKNVAKQILAQIIDSGCEIVGDKESQALDPRIGKATEDDWRTEYLDAKLSCRMVDGVQAAVEHINFYGSHHTDSILTEDAQAAEYFLKNVDSGIVLHNASTQFADGGEFGMGAEIGIATGKMHARGPVGLEQLCTYKYLVHGTGQTRP
- a CDS encoding 23S rRNA (pseudouridine(1915)-N(3))-methyltransferase RlmH; the encoded protein is MFKIEIIAVARIKKGPYADLAEEYSKRIRWPLDIREIDARHTSPAQGQAEEELKILKSLKPDAIKIALDERGETLSSTQFAKILGGYRDEGAGTLQFIIGGADGLTSQIRIQTQKQISFGRQTWPHLLARIMLLEQIYRAQQILSGHPYHRE
- a CDS encoding peptidoglycan DD-metalloendopeptidase family protein, with amino-acid sequence MTAKPMPKNTLRQSLKLFCGLLALLPASVNAAPHKPKNKTETLKAYQERLKSEEREKAELEKKAESLNDELSRIKEELVNATTQMRLNEEEIGSLEQNLQELEARQELVRGNLHKDRSSLSRLIVALERLRRVPPEAMLAKPDTPYETAQSALLMAEIAGRIHKEALALKEKLTELEDITRQKEERKNTLVRNTETLQGQYEEISLLVKKREEIYKETNHDIAARESEIQRLSLQSRNLEDLIERLEEDRKRQEKKEREKQEKEEKEEKEQERLKLAALQSKNNLRPPPPPEKKIAKPQPLPTGLSPAQLPISGIIRVRYHENDERGAVSNGLSMEGRPGALVLAPIGGKIQFAGAFKKYGNLIIIEHAKGYHSLVAGLDKINAVVGQIVSSGEPLGLLPSGVAGAKPKLYYELRHKGQPVNPSVLFSELS
- the rsfS gene encoding ribosome silencing factor; the protein is MQSKTVTRALTPEKAKALVEKSLDADKAQDIVTIPLKDSSALADYMIIATGTSSRHVSALAQKLKEKLQKAGQKSIRTEGLSQGDWVIMDTGDIIIHIFRSEVRAFYNLEKMWTMQTPPGLVGQQAQAW